CAACACAGGCATGTTCAACCTGAGTCTAGGACTCCTCTGCAAAGGGaacaaggaaggaaaacaaaaacactcttgtaaaaaaaaaagtagcagtAATCAAGTTGGTTAAATCCAGTTAAATCCGTTACCTAATCTTGTTAATCCAGCAGTCAACAGTTGTATTTCATATGATGAATTAAAATATTCTACAGGAAAAGTGCAAGTGATCCAAGTTCACCAGGACTCAAAAATCTGGatgttaaagttttttttaaaggagggcaagaaaaaatatatttctggacATGTTGAAGAAGCCCCCATATGCAATTTGTCATAATCTTAATATGGAGTGATGGTGGCATTATGCAGACATAGCATACAATTCTATACACACTTATTTGGAAGTAAACCCTATTGAACAAACCGGCTGATACTTCTAAGCATAATATGTAGGATTATTATACAAGCCAATGTTCACTTACTAGCAAATAAGCCCTACCAAACACAGTGAGACTTCTGAGTACGCACACATATGATTGCACTGTTGACTGGGTTAGACTGTGGAAAAGTACAAAGAAAATTTCAGGTTGCACTGAAGGCTTATTGGCCAGGAAAACAATGAATATTCTCCCTTTAAAAATACAAAGGACAGCAGTCATTCaggtattattttattatctacACCCCACCATTTCTCTCATGAGAGCCCAGTGCGGCTAATAagaatgcaacattaaaaacaaaattagaactgcaatgcaaaatatTGGTGCCTCAATATTCCCCAAGGACACCACAAATCTGGCCTCCCTGCAGACTGCAAAAACCCAGTTGGCAGGTGCCGGGGGGGAAGCCATACCCATGAGTCTTAAAGCACTCAGAGCTTTGTACACTTGTACCAACACCTCGAACCAAGTCCCGTAGCTCACCAGCAGCAAGTCCAGCACTTTCAGAATGGGTGTGACATGGTCCCCGCTCGCTGCAGTGACACTGTGTCACCGGGACAGCTTCCAAGGGAAGCCCCACCAAGCACACACTGCAGCAACCCAGTGGGGAAGTTATCAGAGTGCACAGGCTGCTATAGTTAAATGTTAAAATAATCCCGGTCAGCAGCCCACACAGGACCGGGCAGAGGCATCCCAGAGCCAGGGGCGCCGCACCTGCGAGGCGCCCCCTGCTCCTTAGCGGGAGGGAATCCCCTGCCCACCCGGGGCCTAGCACGGTCCTCCCGCCGTAGACGACGATGAGACCTGGGGAGGGCGCTGCTGACACTTACTCAGGCAACCGAAAGCGCAACGTGGGGCGCAGGGGTCGAGGTGGAACTCAGGGGGCGGGGCCTTGGTTCCTGTTCTCCCGCCCCCTGGGTGGTGCCAATTCGGCCTTCCCCCTCAGCCATAGGAGCAGAATAAATCCGCATGCGCACATCCCCCTGCCTGCTCCTTCAAGGCCCACCAGGCGCATGCGTCTTCACGACCTCAACCGGCCTCACGCATGCGTAGCTCCATGTCCTTTGGCGCCCCCGTGAAGGTCCCCGGCGCACAGGCGCCGCCACGGTCTccgttccctcccccctccttccaccTTTCGCGCGGATAGAATTTCCAGGAGCCTGGAGGGGGAAAGCGCGCGCCCGGCGTCAGGGAGCGTCAAGAAGGACGCCAGGGAACTCACCCACGACAGATACCACAGCTCCGCTCCAAGCCGGCGGCTAGCGGGAGTAAGAACTGGGACCAATCGCCGCTTTCCTGAACGTTCATTGGCTAGGAGCGCCGAGAAGAGGCGGGATCTCTtcgctggttggttggttggttggttggttggttggttggaaggATAGGAAGGGGCGGAATGTTTTGAGGGGAAAGGGTGAGTTGATGACGCGGACAATAACAGTACGTAATTGGCTGCGAGCATTTTAAAAGTCCACGGGGATTGGCGGAGATGGTTTGGTGAAGGTTCATGGAATTCCGTCTTCGCGTTGCCTGGTGCCGCTGCGGGTCTCCCTGCAGCGTAGACTTTTACTAGCAAGCGAAGTGGATCGAAgcgtacattaaaaaataattatttatttgctaCATTAATTACTGTAttccttctccaccccacccccagcgaGTTTAGCGTGTTCTTTCCCGCCACCTCCGTGTTATCCTCAGAGGCACCTTGAAAACTAACAAATTGCATAAGCTTTAGTGGACTAGTTTGCTCCATTGGATGCCTGAAATGCTATCCTGAGTTGCAGCATGTGCATGAATCCTTGGGGGTATTGTAAAGTGAGGTCAGAACGAAAGGAGATGTAGAAGGTATGGGGCTATTATGTTATTGCAAGTGACTGTTCGCGAAAAACATCTTGACGTCGGTAAGCCAGTTAACATCTATGATAAAAAAATCCATTGTCCAGTCCTGTCCACAATAACACAGTTCCTCCTGATTACTCGTAATTCAGTGGTTTAACGTATTCTCTTTTGAAGTTCCTCTCTGTCAGTAAGATTGCCTTGAAGCCAATTGCAGAGTACCTTGGTAAGTTGAATGATTTCATATTGGTATGATCATTTCTCCTCTTCAAAATATCCATACAAACCAGTTAGCGAGATAGCTGTGTCAAGAGTATACCAATAACTTTTGTTTTGatataaataggtactgtggGCCTTATTACCACATAAAAACAGCTATATGCCCACCTATTTTAGCTGTAAGCCAcactgagtccctgtcagggagaaaggtgggatataataataataatatataattgcagtttttttaaaaaaagatttaattaCAAAATAGGCACATATCTGATTTCCAGTTGTATGTAGTGCAAATAGGAATgaatacacatatacatatgtgTAGCTGTGATCATAACTACAAGTGAATGATAGGCAGCTTCCTTCTGTGCAACCCACTTTGAGGGCTCAGTCTTTCAGCCAACTGAGTGAAGAGGAAGGGTTTCAAAAGCTGCATGGAAATACAACCTGCCCTCATAACAGTTGATTACAATTTACAATGTGGAGTGGAGAAAAGGTGGAGAAAACTTGGAATCTGAGAACATGCAGAGAAtgacattcattttaaaaattcattatgaTTGATGAAGAAACCTGATAACATGGATAAGCAGACATTCTGGATGGAAATTTCCTTGTTAGGAACCATTTATGATTTCTTCACTCAGTACTGCTACTGGTCTCTTTCTGTTCCTTGGGGCAGGAAATTACTATGCTAAGTATACTGATGGCACCATTTGAATAATACAAGTGAACAACTGGTTAGATTTGATGCAAGATCTTTattacagaaataaaacatttactTGTAAAATGTTCAGTTATGCAAGCAGTGTTAATAAGGCTGCATTCATAAGCATAATTACTagcaagcaagccccattgaacttggtaGGAATTAACTTTTGAGTACAGATGCTTAGGATTGCTTAGTGCAGAAGTTATTGATGGGATGAGGAATCTGAGTTAAGGATGTGGCTAATGTACAGAAACGGATATCAGAAGAATTGTGGTTACTATAAGGGGTGCATCTGAGGGATAGTGCATGACTGCATTGAGGGTATAGAACTAAAAGAAGATTTGGCTGTACAAGAAGTTGCATGGATTTAACTTTGGATCTTCTTGGAATTAAATTGGTTTAATTGGCCTCTACTTTCACCCATGAAAATATCACTCCTTAAGAAAtcatacagatacagatatatttGTGACGATAGCTATTCCAGTGTACAGTGTTCACCAGTCTTTACAAAGGAATTGGTGATCATGGACATTAAATCAGTAATTAGCTTCATAAAACTCTGTTAAAAGGGAAATCTAACTCTGATTTTACCTACTGCAAAAACCTTGCAAGTACTTAGTTAACTGAAGTAGGTGGTCCTATACATTGTATGACATCAAAATATAACCACCAGCTAGGCATTGGACCCACCAAAACTGGGGAGCAGAAAAAGGGGAGGGGTGGGAGGGCATGTAGCAAGTAATCAGGATAATGGGGCAAGGCTTTTCCAGGAGGTAAGAGTTTAGGCAAGTGCCTTATTGGGAGGCGAGGAGAGAGCCAGATAAAACAATCTTCTCTGTCTCCAGCAGCTCCTGGGGCCAGAAGGCATATGTGATTCATGGGAGTTCACAGCAAGGTGCACATGCCTTTACGCTTGACGTCAACAAGGGAGAGCAACAATTGTAATTTGCCTTCGGTATAGGGAGGGTAGCGAACGGTGTTGATTGCCTCCAATCCCATGCAGCGCAAGAGTGTACCACGTTGATGAGTGAATGTGTCGAAGCTGAACTTGCCGTGGTACTTGCCTAAGCCACTGTATCCTGCAACAGAAGAAGAAAGCATACAGTTCAGATCCTGCTCCCTGGCAAAAGCTTAGTGTTTGCCCAACAGCCTGGGcatggcccagccagatgggtgggatataaataataaaattattattattattattattattattattattattattactactactatcaaTTTCTCCAAGCCAGATTGCAGCAGGTGTGCTCAGAAAGCGTTCCCTTATCACAGCCCTTGATGTTTATCTTCAAGGCATTTTCAGGGTTTTGAACCCACTTGGCAATGCATCACAACCTAAAATCATTGACTAAAGATAATCTAGTATCTTATTACCTGATTCTACCTGCAAACAGTATATACTTGGATACTGTGTTCTGATGTTCGGCAAGACTTCCCACTTTACTATCACTAGTGAAAATGATTCATGGTGTGgcacataaaaaataataaccagctttaaaaaaatgtaaagaaattcaGCTGCAGGCCTCTGCACTCTTGCCTGGGAGCAAGACTTCAGCACAATGGAGCTAATgtatgagtaaacatgcacaggattgtgctggaCATGTGAAACACGTTCCTTTGATTGAGCCTGCCGTATGAATACTGGAGGGGAAGGAGATGCTGCATTCTGGCAGATTTGAATACAAAAATTTGTTGCAATATTCCTATGGAGACCAATGGTTATCTTGGTGTATCTTCCTGCCAGCAGATCCCCAGACTACAGCTTCTAAATGGCACGCTGGGATGCATGTTTGCAGCTAATTCCCTTTTCTATTTTGCATTTTGTGCGTGTAATCAACAGATGCACCAAGAGCAGTACGGAAACCTTCGAGGCCTTTGGCCTTCACCCATGGGAAAGGAAGGAGTATCAAATTGGGAGGAAGCATTTGCAGAGGTAGGGGAAAGAGACAACATGGGGGAGAAAGGCCTTGTTCATACCTATGCCACCAAATGGTAAGGAGACCAATGTTGAGTATATAATGGTATCATTGCCAGAGAAGTTGCCACTGCTTGTACAATTCAATACGTGGTTCACAACCTATGGAGTGAAAAAGAGCAGAAGAATATCAAGGGCCTTGTCCCTGGTAGCCTCAAGTTTGGGGTTTGACAGGTTTTAGCTTTTGTAATTGGAAACACTTCCAACCATTTATTTTCTTCAGAGCTGCATCATCAAACTTGCTCCAATAATAGATGTTTATTGACATTTTGCATCTCAAAACCCAAATGGAAACTCCCTTACCCAGTGAGGTAGTGCTCACTGAGTACTGTCTGTTTTTGTGAGTCGATACatttattagggttttttcaTTCATGTTCTCTTAGTCCTTTCTAAAAGTTTCTGTACTGATGACAGTGTCTAGCAAATCATCTGTGAACTGCGATGCAGGCATATGCAAatgccccatacggggatcaaacctgcaacgttggtgttattagcaccacactctaaccaactgagcaatcCAGGGGAGATCGTGTTCAGTAGTGTCTCTATGACAAAATCATAGCAAGTGCTCTGACTTTTAAAGGATgcaatatcaaatgctgtggggCTACTGTCTAGAAGTTTGCTaaatctaaagcaggggtaggcaacctaagacctgggggccagatgcggcccaatcgccttctcaatccggcccgcagacggtccgggaatcagcgttttttgttgtttttttacattagtagaatgtgtgcttttatttaaaatgcatctctgggtaatttgtggggcataggaattcgttcatttatttttttcaaaatatagtccagcccaccacatggtctgagggacgttggaccggcccacggctgaaaaaggttgctgacccctgatctaaaggaACTGCAAGAGATGTGTGCACAGCTGATACTCTGCAGGAGTTGCAGTCCTCTGTTAATAAATGGACCCCTTGCATTCAGAGTCTggattcttaaaaataaaattacatataaCTCAGGCTTCTGATAGATAGCAGAGGAGATGAGTGGGAAAGTTTACAGAAGAACTAAAACGTGCCTGCAAATAGATGTCGAAATGAAATAATAGATGTCTGTTACACTAGCACCATCTGCTGGCCATTTGCAGCAGTTTCAGCAGGAGCTTACGTTTCAGAGGCAGCCCAGTCACCCCAAACAGGAAAACAGTAGCGTGTATTACATTTTGAAGATACATCATCCAACTGTTTTCAGTGCCCATTTGGTGAATGAATTCAGCGAACAAGGTTTTGTGAGTCTAATACAAGCCAAGTCACAAGGAACCTGGGATCGGCCGCAGCTCACTGCCCAGCAAATCCTTGTTGGCAAACATGGTGTTGCCACAATGCAGCGCAGCCCCTTTATTGGGGCTGGGAGGGTGAGGTTCAACTCAGCGGCAGAGCTGAGTTGTATATAGAAAGTCTCAGTGGGTTTgatggcatctctaggtagagaCAATGCTGATCTGGATGGGCCAGTGACCTGactgtttaaggcagcttcatatgcgcCTATGAAAAATATACACATCTGGGGCATGAATTGACACTTAGGACTGTGGCAcagtttccattcatttcaatggcatTTGTATAAGAACTTTTCCCAGTGGATTGTTCCCATGTGCTGTATAGGGATCTTAATTCACTTATGCCATATATCACATTTTAAGGGTCTTTCCCCTTAAATAAGGTGGtttattttaaatgtgaactgaaacaacaaatgtgaactgaaacaacaaagagtcttgtggcacattaaattcatgctgaaatcctatacagaTTTTCCTAAGTGGCAAAGAGCAATCCAAACCACCAGGTCTGCTGGCTAGGAGGGGTTTGGATGTTGTGGACGTTGCATGGGGTAAATCACGAGCGTGTCTGACCCCTTGCAGATTTCCCCACTTTGAATTGCACAGTAAGCCTCCACTTAATTCAGTGGAACTAACTTTCACATGAGCATGCATAGAATTGTGTTGGAATGGCCATTTTGCCACTGTTCATGTGACACATGAAATTTTTGAAATTGAGCTACTGTTCTTTATTCATACATGCTGAACACTCACCTCACTGGCTAGCACAAGACATTGCATTCTgaaagagtgtgtgtgagagagagagagagagagcgcttgcaCTAGCATCAGACAAAAGGGGTGCACACCCTTCAGAGATCTTTTAAAACTAAAAGATACAAAGCATTGGGTACTCcctcccctttaaaaaagaaatagtgGGCTCAAAATCTCTCAGGTAGGTGGGGGAATGGAACTATACTGCAATGTCAGAGCCACTATCCAAGGAAGTACACTGGACACTAACACTGTCACCTTCCCCACATCCAAAGCTCTCCCAATATTCATGCTACTTGAGTGCAGGAATTGCTGTTTACCAGCAACTCTGGCTAGGAAGAAGGATTTACCTTGAAAGGCGGTTTTACAGAACACACTGTCTTTTGTCCAGAAGCCAAAAGCCTCTGTGTGTGATTTATGCCACTGATACATATAATAACTGGTGTATTTACGGGCTGCTTTGAAGCCTGATGATTAAAGTCTCCGCCACCACAGCTATCTAAAGATGTTAATAACTTCAAGTACACCAGCAAGGCATTCTAGTGTGTCTCAGCCACACAGCCTCACTCACTGCAAAGATAGTTGGGCTACCAGTCTGGCAAATGAACCTCTTGCTCCAAAATTACTATTCACTTCAGAAGGAACAAAACTGAAATGATATGGCACacttgctggttttttaaaacccTAAAGCCTCAGCTCTACTTTCTGTCACTTGGTGATCACCTTTTAATGTTAGGCTAAGGAACTGGGGAATAAATAGGAAGAGAGCTGGCCATAGACCAAATTCTGACTATTTTTCAAACAGCTGCACACTAGATTACTTGTAGCACCACTTGATGGTCCTTGTTCCGTGTATAGCTAGATACTTcagtacattttttattttatgttaaaaaaaGGCTTAGTGGGCGTGTATTTGTATCCTTGTCCATCACAACCACAAACAACCTCAGGTTCTATGTCTGTAGGTCAGAGCAAATTCACTGCTGTCAGAATTCACTGTGGTCACTGATTTTCACGGGACAAATATAGCTTGTTCTTTCTTGCTCAGGTtaaaatcctatgcatacttacttgggaAACAAGGCTGCAACCCTCTATGGAAATAAGCCCATACATGTTTCTTAATAATGCTGTAGCTAAGTCTTCTTTAACTCCATGGAATTCACTTCTTAAGAAACAAGCCTCGGGCTGTGCATTTACCATATACACAAACATTTGTTGTATGTTACAAAGAATCTCGAGGTCCAACATGCCTCCTTGCCACCGGCGCACTGTTTAAACACTGGGCATGCAGAGGTATGCTGCTGGGAGCTGCTCCATGGACATTATACCAATGTTGATACAGCCAAGCATAAGCACATTTTGAAAGCAGCACCACACTTCTCTGGCTGTTGGCCAGCTTGGGTCACGTTCCTGTAACCGTCACCAACTTCCTGGATTAGGAGAGCTCTAACCCTaaagctgatcagaaggtcagcggtttgaatccccgcgacagggtgagctcccgttgctcggtccctgctcctgccaacctagcagttcgaaagcacgtcaaagtgcaaatagataaatatgtactgctccggcaggaaggtaaacggcatttccgtgcgctgctctggttcgccagaagcggcttagtcatgctggccacatgacccggaagctgtaagccggctccctcggccaataaagcaggatgagcgccgcaaccccagagtcggtcatgactggacctaatggtcaggggtccctttacctttaccattaaccCTAAAGCATACCTTGCAGTCGCAGGAGAAGGCATAGGCAACCAGTGGGCGTTGCTTTCTATTGATGTAGTGGATGGCCTCGTCCAAGTCTCCCACAGTGAAAATGGGCAGGATGGGCCCAAAGACCTCTTCTTGCATGATTGGCTCCCACTCCTTCACATCAGCCAGTACAGTGGGGGCTGCAGGCAGAAGATTGCATCAAGACACATTATATTCTCAGATTGCTCCCATGCCTTCCAATTCAGCCATGGCCTTCATTTCACCCAAGGCTGCACTTCCCAGTGCACAAGCccacaatatgcctctgaatgccggtTACTAGGGAGCACAAGTGGGtccagtgctcttgtgctcaggacctgcttgtgggcttccctctaggcatctggttggctactgtgagaacaagatgctggactagatgggcctttggcctgatccaccagggttCCTCTTGTGctgttaaatgtttttaatatattttaattctgttttgttaCATTGTTTACTGCCAAGGGCTCCTtagggagaaagggcaggatataaatgtcaaaaataaaaaggggggaaatatcaaAGAGGGTCTCCtggtcttttccccaccccaggcTCCCTGTCAGCAGGTCACTTGCTCACCAATGTAACGGTCACACTCATCAGACTCTCCACCAATGGCCACTCGGCCACATTCCAGGAATGCTCGAAGGCGCCGGAAGTGCTTATCGTCGATCAGACGGCCAAAGTCGGGCGAATCCTGGGGGCATTCACCATAGAATTCACGGATAGCTTGGCGCAGGCAAGGCATCAGCCTCTCCTGCGTTTCAATGGTGCAGATCACATAGTCTGGTGCAATGCAAGTCTGGCCAGCGTTGAAGAACTTCCCCCAGACAATTCGGTTGGCCGCGTTCTGGAAATTGCAGCATTTATCCACATAGCAGGGGTTTTTGCCCCCCAGCTCCAGAGTCAATGGGGTCAGGTGTTTGGCTGCTGCAGTCATGATAATCTTTCCCACGCGGGGACTCCCTGCAGAGGGATGGCAAGATTTAGGGGAGTCACAAGAGAGATACGCTACTCCTCAAACTCCCACCTCACATTCTGCACCAAGATAACCCCAAATCCTGTGCTTTTACACAGAAAGAATCTGTGTAAAAAATGAATTTTGGAAATAACATAGcccatatttaatttttataatttacTGCCGTTCCAAGATCaaggtttgcttttttaaaaaagtggaaatctgacATTCTGTTGGGATGTGGCTTATGAGAATGCTTTAATTTTATAAGCGCTATATAAAGGGTGATGGTAATAAAAAtggaggtggttttttttaataaaaaaagagatcACCTGTGAAAAAGATGTAATCAAACTGGTTCTCCAGGAGTTTGGTTACCTCTTCAGAGCCACCTGTCACTACAGCAAAGGTTTCCTGTAAAATAAGAGAAGGTTCacgttagacaaattcatgcaggataAGGCTGCCAGTGGCTATTGTTATGAAGAGTGCAGCTCTCCAAGACCAGTGATAGtgagcctctgaataccagttgctgcggAACAATGGCAGGAAAGTGATGGTGTGCTCATTCCTCCCTTGCAGACCTCCCATAGGGATCAGGTTGGCTACTGTGGAAAACAGAGTCCTGGACTAGATCCAGGACAGCTCCTCTTATGCAATTCAGtttaccaccactaccaccaccaccctcctgaGAGATAGTTCAGTGGTggcccctgtgccaccacttgacAATACCCATCACACCGGGGAAGGAAGACAACTGTAATACTCAGGAGCAGGAAGAAGGCACGTCCAGTAAGTTGGCATCAGTTGTGCTCTGAGAAAACACAAAAGAACCAAGGAACTCACCGGGTCAAGATAACAAGGCAGTGCTTCGGCAAGAAGCCTTTCAGTGTGGCGGGCTAGCTCTGAGGGTTTGACAATCACGCAGTTCCCTGGTGGGAGAGAAGGACACATTACCATAACGACAGGAGACAGAAAGACTACAGCATGCCTGGAAACAAGGAGCAGCAGTCGCTGCCGCTGTAAAGAGACCAGTGGAAGAAGGGAGATGCTGTGAAGCACTAGATGGAGGACCTCTGATGGTTTTTCACTCACCAGCTGCGATGGCCCCCACAAGAGGCACCAAGAGAAGATTGATGGGGTAGTTATAGGGTGCAATGATGACGACCACACCATACGGGTCCTTGCGGATGAAGGCACAGTCAAGCTTGGTGGCCTATAGGGAAGTaaaggcacacacaaaaatctatgAAGCAAGTGGAGCAGAGTGAAGAAGAGTGAAGCGAGTTGTAGAAATGAAAGCCTGAATGTGCATTTCAACCACTGCTGATCTTTAGTGCGAAAATGCATTCAGTCAACATAGCTAAAATGGGGCACTTATGTGATCTTACTAAACCCGTGGGAATTTGAGTGCTGCTGGCACAGGAACTAAAGCACTAGGAGACTAGCTGCTGGAGGCCCCAGTTTGAGACCTTACAtacaaatagatagatagatacagtacAGTAATAATAGTGAATGAGTTAAATGACTCCTTCGAACAGAACATCCATATAACAGTTTTGAAAGGGCACTGCACAGATACAAGATCCACCCCCAGTTTAATGAGCACAGCTCCTAGACTTTTCTCCCCATTTAACACACGAGGTCATCTTTCCTCTTTTCTCAACTCAGCCTCCTTACCAAGTTCTTGCTCACGTTCTCATCCTTCATCCAGCAGCTCAGGTTGTTAAGGGCATTGTTCACCTCACTCCTTGTGAAGGCAACCTCAGCGACCTCCCCTTCGAAATGGGGCTGTACAGAGGACGCAAGAAAGAAAATACATTAGCAGAGTCCATTCTGGGCTGAAGAGCCACACCATGCCGTAACCCTTGTGGTTCCTCTGACCTGGATGACCACACTCACCCTTCGCATGTCTTGATTCAGGGCATGCAGGAGATCTGACCTCCTCTCCTCCAGGAAGCGATTCAGGGCCTCCAGCTGCCCTTGCCGATACTCCATGGGACGTGTCTTTCCCGTCAGCCAGGTGGCACGCAGGCAGTCCACAAGGCCAGCATAGGGGTTCATtctggagagaaagcaggtgctctcatttatttattttacttatttgagGCTTGTGTATATCACTTTTCATTGTATGGACCCAAAGCAGATTGAAGAGCTGCTGCAAGACCCCCATGTCATGGATCATTTATGAAAACA
The nucleotide sequence above comes from Podarcis raffonei isolate rPodRaf1 chromosome 1, rPodRaf1.pri, whole genome shotgun sequence. Encoded proteins:
- the LOC128419428 gene encoding aldehyde dehydrogenase family 3 member B1-like isoform X1 — translated: MERAGEIVQSVFSGQWDIRQQRKVPEIPKQIKDMQSTEGAGAQPQQHKFQEIPLQSDAGQAGSSGASGQQRGFPGQSKNSGSSGQAGSSGASGQQRGSSGQAGSCGASGQQRGFSGQPGSCSSSGQQGSSGQAESSGSSGRGSSGQAGSSGSSGQQRGFSGQAGSSGSSGQQWGFPGQSKCSASSGQPGSSGSSGQQRGSLGQAGSSGSSGQAGSSGSSGQQRGSSGQAGSSGSSGQAGSSGSSGRGSSGQAGSSSGQQQKIQDLPSPSQDNKGGELSRMNPYAGLVDCLRATWLTGKTRPMEYRQGQLEALNRFLEERRSDLLHALNQDMRRPHFEGEVAEVAFTRSEVNNALNNLSCWMKDENVSKNLATKLDCAFIRKDPYGVVVIIAPYNYPINLLLVPLVGAIAAGNCVIVKPSELARHTERLLAEALPCYLDPETFAVVTGGSEEVTKLLENQFDYIFFTGSPRVGKIIMTAAAKHLTPLTLELGGKNPCYVDKCCNFQNAANRIVWGKFFNAGQTCIAPDYVICTIETQERLMPCLRQAIREFYGECPQDSPDFGRLIDDKHFRRLRAFLECGRVAIGGESDECDRYIAPTVLADVKEWEPIMQEEVFGPILPIFTVGDLDEAIHYINRKQRPLVAYAFSCDCKVVNHVLNCTSSGNFSGNDTIIYSTLVSLPFGGIGYSGLGKYHGKFSFDTFTHQRGTLLRCMGLEAINTVRYPPYTEGKLQLLLSLVDVKRKGMCTLL
- the LOC128419428 gene encoding aldehyde dehydrogenase family 3 member B1-like isoform X2; the encoded protein is MERAGEIVQSVFSGQWDIRQQRKVPEIPKQIKDMQSTEGAGAQPQQHKFQEIPLQSDAGQAGSSGASGQQRGFPGQSKNSGSSGQAESSGSSGRGSSGQAGSSGSSGQQRGFSGQAGSSGSSGQQWGFPGQSKCSASSGQPGSSGSSGQQRGSLGQAGSSGSSGQAGSSGSSGQQRGSSGQAGSSGSSGQAGSSGSSGRGSSGQAGSSSGQQQKIQDLPSPSQDNKGGELSRMNPYAGLVDCLRATWLTGKTRPMEYRQGQLEALNRFLEERRSDLLHALNQDMRRPHFEGEVAEVAFTRSEVNNALNNLSCWMKDENVSKNLATKLDCAFIRKDPYGVVVIIAPYNYPINLLLVPLVGAIAAGNCVIVKPSELARHTERLLAEALPCYLDPETFAVVTGGSEEVTKLLENQFDYIFFTGSPRVGKIIMTAAAKHLTPLTLELGGKNPCYVDKCCNFQNAANRIVWGKFFNAGQTCIAPDYVICTIETQERLMPCLRQAIREFYGECPQDSPDFGRLIDDKHFRRLRAFLECGRVAIGGESDECDRYIAPTVLADVKEWEPIMQEEVFGPILPIFTVGDLDEAIHYINRKQRPLVAYAFSCDCKVVNHVLNCTSSGNFSGNDTIIYSTLVSLPFGGIGYSGLGKYHGKFSFDTFTHQRGTLLRCMGLEAINTVRYPPYTEGKLQLLLSLVDVKRKGMCTLL